The nucleotide window CGGTTTGGGGCATGTGGGAGGAGGGATTGGTGCCTTCGGAGTATCTCTAGAGATAGGGAACATAATACTCCACAACCCTGGTGGGCACGTCAGCTTAGAAGTCTTGACACTAATGGTCTCCTTCCAGCTAATCTCTGCCTTAATTTCTATAGCAGGGATAAAAACTGCCAATAGACGTCTTGATGAGATCTCTCCCCATTAGAGCTTTTTTGACCATTATAATTTTATTAAGATATATATTGGACCATCAACACTTTTAAACTATAAGTTATTCATATAATTTATATGGGAACCTTAAAGCTGATGACAGTTTCAGTCCAACATGAGGACTGCTGGACTAGTGAAGTTAGGGAGGTTGAAGCCAGCACCCTGAACTATCAGGTTTACCCGGAGAGGAATTATCTTAGGTCTAGGATAATCTTTCAAAATGGAGGGAAGAGTGTCCTCAACAAGTTTAAGAAATCAGCAGGAGTAATAGGTGTAAACAAGGTCGTTCAACAGGACGGTCTGTTTCTCGTTGACTTCCTCAACCAGTATAAGGGGTCTATGGCAGGTTTACTGTACGACATGGAGGTGATGATTATTTACAATAGGATCTTTGGAGGGATCGAGAGCTGGAGCTTTGCCCTAACGAAGGACAGGATATCTGAGGTGCTGAGGGAAATTTCCTCCCACGGAAAGGTAGTGGACTACGTGGTTGACGACTTCAGGATGAGCCTTGGGCCAAGGCTTTCCCCCTCGGAGAAGAAAGTCTTGAAGGCTGCTTACGCCAACGGTTACCTCGAGTATCCCAGGAGGGCGGACGCAGATGAGGTCTCCTCGCTTTTAGGGCTCAGCAAGGTGACCTTCCTCCATCACCTGAGAAACGCTTATAGAAAGCTCACAAGTTACTATTTATCAACTGTTAAGGATTGAGGCCTGTACCTTCTTCTTGACTCGACAGACGTCTCTAACATTTTATGGATGCCTGAGCCCTCACGTTGGGACGCATAGATGACCAGGGCTGGGCCGTGACACTTAGTTGGGAAAACTACACGTTTGATTTCATGAAAGACATCAAGGGAGTGTGACATTGTGCAAGGTATTATATTAAAACTGTCATGAAACGGGTTAACGGAAATACTTTAGACCTTGAAAGGGGGCTATATTTTGAAGTTTATGTTGCCTATAATTCTAGGCGGAGAGAAAGTGGAAACGGAGGCCTCAGTGGACGTGGTCAACCCTGCAAACGGGCAGGTCATTGATAGGGTCTGCGTGGCAGGTAGAGAGGAGACTAAGAGGGCGGTTGAGGTAGCTGAAGAAGCGTTCCAGGAGTTCTCAAGGCTCCCCCTTAAGGATAGGACTAAGATCCTCCTAAGGGTCGCGGACTTAATTGAGGAAGATAGGGAGAAACTAGAGGTAACCCTCTCTAAGGAGTCCGGGAAACCCATCAGGGACGCGCGGGTTGAAGTGACCAGGGCGATTCATCTCTTCAGGTCGACCGCTGAGGAAGCAAAGCTGATCCTAGAGGGTAAAACCTATAGGGTAGACGGTTACGAGTACCCACCGGGTAACGAGAGGAGGCTGGTCTTC belongs to Metallosphaera tengchongensis and includes:
- a CDS encoding helix-turn-helix domain-containing protein — its product is MGTLKLMTVSVQHEDCWTSEVREVEASTLNYQVYPERNYLRSRIIFQNGGKSVLNKFKKSAGVIGVNKVVQQDGLFLVDFLNQYKGSMAGLLYDMEVMIIYNRIFGGIESWSFALTKDRISEVLREISSHGKVVDYVVDDFRMSLGPRLSPSEKKVLKAAYANGYLEYPRRADADEVSSLLGLSKVTFLHHLRNAYRKLTSYYLSTVKD